The Micromonospora sp. WMMD961 genome has a segment encoding these proteins:
- a CDS encoding carbohydrate ABC transporter permease — protein sequence MAVTLTPIPTRVKQARPVRDRHHRGASRWVVLALVTLGALVMLVPFAFMLLNAFKSPGDYSSGGPLSWPSEFYTEGLRTYWTAVNFPLKLWNSALIASSVAVLGVAVSLLNAYALGIGRVRGRLWIVGLFLLANMLPQEALIYPLYYVAKEVGLYNTRLAVIIIFTVIQSAFGTYLLASVMGTFPRSLLEAAALDGAGKWTVLWRVVFPNLRPTLAVLLIFFFIWTWNEFLIPLVMLIDNQTQTIPVALASLQGDRLMDAPTTNAGALISLVPAILFFLIFQRTLARGITAGAEK from the coding sequence ATGGCCGTCACGCTGACACCGATTCCCACGCGGGTGAAGCAGGCCCGGCCGGTACGCGACCGGCACCACCGCGGCGCGAGTCGCTGGGTGGTGCTCGCCCTGGTCACGCTCGGCGCGCTCGTCATGCTGGTGCCGTTCGCGTTCATGCTGCTCAACGCGTTCAAGTCGCCCGGTGACTACTCGTCGGGCGGGCCGCTGAGCTGGCCGAGCGAGTTCTACACCGAGGGTCTGCGGACGTACTGGACCGCTGTCAACTTCCCGCTCAAGCTCTGGAACTCGGCGCTCATCGCCAGCTCCGTGGCGGTGCTCGGCGTCGCCGTGTCACTGCTCAACGCGTACGCCCTGGGCATCGGCCGGGTCCGTGGCCGGCTCTGGATCGTCGGTCTCTTCCTGCTGGCCAACATGCTGCCGCAGGAGGCGCTGATCTACCCGCTGTACTACGTGGCCAAGGAGGTCGGGCTCTACAACACCCGACTCGCGGTGATCATCATCTTCACCGTGATCCAGAGCGCGTTCGGCACCTACCTGCTCGCCTCGGTCATGGGCACGTTCCCGCGCTCGCTGCTGGAGGCCGCCGCGCTGGACGGCGCCGGCAAGTGGACAGTGCTGTGGCGGGTGGTCTTCCCCAACCTGCGGCCCACCCTCGCGGTGCTGCTCATCTTCTTCTTCATCTGGACCTGGAACGAGTTCCTCATCCCACTGGTCATGCTCATCGACAACCAGACGCAGACCATTCCGGTCGCGCTCGCGTCACTACAGGGTGACCGGCTGATGGACGCTCCGACCACCAACGCCGGCGCGCTGATCAGCCTCGTGCCGGCCATCCTCTTCTTCCTCATCTTCCAGCGCACTCTGGCGCGCGGTATCACGGCAGGAGCCGAGAAGTGA